One genomic window of Magnolia sinica isolate HGM2019 chromosome 3, MsV1, whole genome shotgun sequence includes the following:
- the LOC131239619 gene encoding UV-B-induced protein At3g17800, chloroplastic-like isoform X2, which yields MYMMVVHKFSEIGVPMVPRLSECMNNGRLDMRASNDRELESVHSLETLEMIREHLSTIRDWRGKFDATDNRTASRIPRLQLGRVYAASIMYGYFLKSASLRHRLELDFALTDEDLPPLGYGIRIPLHEFQRRGSDNVAVLGCPTDRISSLYQGSRRSRKTEELRGYVMGFDSEALQRCAKLKSREAVNLIEKHSWALFGEDGGAGRMEDDEVISVTFSSLKRLVLEAVAFGSFLWDVERYVDSIYSLKEN from the coding sequence ATGTACATGATGGTTGTCCACAAGTTCTCAGAGATTGGAGTTCCTATGGTCCCGCGGCTATCTGAATGCATGAACAATGGGAGATTAGACATGCGGGCATCAAATGATAGAGAGCTGGAATCTGTCCACAGCTTAGAGACGCTTGAGATGATACGTGAACACTTATCCACCATCCGTGATTGGAGAGGGAAATTCGATGCCACAGATAACCGGACAGCGAGCCGAATCCCTAGGCTTCAGCTGGGCCGAGTCTATGCAGCTTCAATCATGTACGGCTACTTTCTCAAATCTGCCAGCTTGAGGCATCGCCTGGAGCTAGATTTCGCACTGACCGACGAAGACCTTCCTCCTTTGGGCTACGGGATTCGCATCCCGCTGCATGAATTCCAGCGTCGTGGGTCGGACAATGTTGCCGTTCTGGGTTGCCCGACGGACAGGATATCTTCCCTGTATCAAGGATCAAGGAGGAGCAGGAAGACTGAGGAGCTGAGGGGGTATGTGATGGGGTTCGACTCTGAGGCCTTGCAGAGATGCGCGAAGCTGAAATCGCGGGAGGCGGTGAATCTGATTGAGAAGCACAGCTGGGCGCTGTTTGGCGAAGATGGTGGGGCAGGTCGAATGGAAGATGACGAGGTGATCAGTGTCACATTTTCAAGCCTCAAGAGACTGGTGTTGGAGGCTGTTGCATTTGGGTCTTTCCTTTGGGATGTGGAAAGATATGTTGATTCAATCTACAGTCTGAAGGAGAACTAA